GAATCAAGGAGTCAATATGAAGAAAGGTTTTACTCTAATTGAAATTATGGTGGTTGTAGTTGTTATGGGAATCCTTGCCGCCGTGGGAGTGCCAAAGATTTTCGGTCAGATCGAAAATGCCAAAATCGCTGTTGATATTCAATCATTGAGCGCCGTCAATACCGCAGTCGTTCACGCAACCCTTGACGATGGTTTTCAACAAGCATTTGACAAAACCATAAGCAACGACGAACGTGTCATGCGCATGAGAATTTCCTGGGCTATAGCAAACCAAAACAGCGACAAAGCTCAACTTCATAAACTTGTCGTTGAAGCAATTAAAGCAAATGCAGGCAGCAACTACATCGAATTAGGGAGCAAGACATCCTATTCCGACGGCAACGTTGCAGCCGTTTATCAAAGTAACTCGCTGAGAAAGAAGCAATTAGACATGATGGTCCTCATTGTAGAAAATAGCGGACACTTCAATATTGTCACGTTCCCCACAACTAGCGCAGGTAAAGATCCCATCGTCTATATGTATACTTATAGAGGTAGGCCTGTTGCCGCCGGGGACGTTCCCAAAGATGGCGAAGCCTGGGGAAACCAGAAAAAGAAGGTTACCTTCAAATACATCCCTCTAGAAGACTAAGTCACGCCCAAAACACTTTACAAAAAAGAGACGTCTTGAAAATCAAGACGCCTCTTTTTTTTACTAATTTATTTAATTACTTTATTCATCCTTCACGCAGCGAACGTAGCGACGACGCTTCTTGGGGAAATCATTACGGTCAATTTCCTTCGGCTGAATGTAACGTGTATAGACATTGGTCGATGCGGTATCGGCGCTTTCTGTCGCACTCCAAACATGCATACTAGCACCCAAATCCTTCCAACCAACATTGTTGTTGCCCTCAATGGCATAATGATACTTTCCGCCAGGAATTGCCGAGAACCCATAGTCATCTGTCATAGGATAATCGTCATACCCCTTCCAAGCACCATTAGGATCGCAAAGGCTTTGGCCTGCTGTAGCAACACCGTTGCTGGCATCTACAAAGTCGAACAAAGTTTGCCATTCTGCATCGGAAGGAATATGCCAACCCTTGGGGCAAATTCCACGATTGTAGCTCGTAT
This genomic window from Fibrobacter sp. UWH6 contains:
- a CDS encoding prepilin-type N-terminal cleavage/methylation domain-containing protein, with the translated sequence MKKGFTLIEIMVVVVVMGILAAVGVPKIFGQIENAKIAVDIQSLSAVNTAVVHATLDDGFQQAFDKTISNDERVMRMRISWAIANQNSDKAQLHKLVVEAIKANAGSNYIELGSKTSYSDGNVAAVYQSNSLRKKQLDMMVLIVENSGHFNIVTFPTTSAGKDPIVYMYTYRGRPVAAGDVPKDGEAWGNQKKKVTFKYIPLED